A genome region from Vibrio tapetis subsp. tapetis includes the following:
- a CDS encoding transposase produces the protein MATARKQLISVDATPYYHCVSRCVRQSYLCGEDTVTNTSYEHRREWVEHKIQSLTHTYCIDVCAYAVMSNHYHVVLHINRDKALGLSLDGVVERWSSEHKLPVLIQRWLKKELKTQTEEDKCLEIIEVWRERLWSLSWFMKELNYDLACKANQEDQCSGHFWESRFKSQALLDDKALAAAMAYVDLNPVRAGIAKSPEQSNFTSIKARLKALTDNQESAPCLHPFIGNSNKKLIDGIPFQLLDYIELVDWTARQFREDKAPMAEHLPPIIERLNFNQNTWLEVCTSLERKRSTAIGSPCYLEHAKAALDKSRIHYYPLE, from the coding sequence ATGGCAACCGCTAGAAAACAACTCATATCCGTCGATGCAACACCCTATTATCACTGTGTTTCGAGATGCGTAAGACAAAGCTATTTATGTGGTGAAGATACCGTCACAAATACGAGTTATGAGCATCGTAGAGAGTGGGTTGAGCACAAAATTCAATCTCTCACCCACACCTATTGTATCGATGTCTGCGCGTATGCCGTAATGAGCAATCACTACCACGTGGTGCTGCACATCAATCGCGACAAAGCCCTTGGATTATCACTTGATGGTGTGGTTGAGCGCTGGAGTTCTGAACATAAACTACCCGTTTTAATTCAGCGTTGGTTAAAGAAAGAACTAAAGACCCAAACTGAAGAAGATAAGTGTTTAGAAATCATCGAGGTATGGCGAGAAAGACTATGGTCGTTAAGCTGGTTTATGAAAGAACTGAACTACGATCTTGCCTGTAAGGCCAACCAAGAAGATCAGTGTTCTGGCCACTTTTGGGAAAGCCGCTTCAAAAGCCAAGCTCTTCTTGATGACAAAGCCTTAGCTGCGGCCATGGCGTACGTAGACCTAAACCCCGTTCGTGCTGGTATTGCTAAATCCCCTGAACAATCTAACTTTACCTCAATAAAAGCAAGATTAAAGGCGCTAACCGACAACCAAGAAAGCGCGCCTTGTTTGCACCCATTCATTGGTAATTCCAATAAAAAACTAATTGACGGAATACCTTTTCAGTTACTAGATTACATAGAATTAGTGGACTGGACCGCAAGGCAATTTCGAGAAGATAAAGCACCGATGGCTGAGCATCTTCCACCGATTATTGAAAGGTTAAACTTCAATCAAAATACTTGGTTAGAAGTCTGCACTTCACTCGAAAGAAAACGTTCCACAGCAATAGGCTCACCTTGTTACCTTGAGCATGCAAAAGCCGCTTTAGATAAATCCAGAATTCACTATTACCCGCTAGAATAG